One Cryptomeria japonica chromosome 9, Sugi_1.0, whole genome shotgun sequence genomic window carries:
- the LOC131045734 gene encoding uncharacterized protein LOC131045734, with protein MSAPEDTDETIPIRITNVELARIVREQKAANAALTKRLQELEKKVDKDKESESGDDEGSEEEKDDTDQDVPADQRPFLNALRTMGRRTMDEKTDLPVFSGKMNADLALDWIEALTSFFECEDIPEKQRVKMEKSKLKGAALTWWNFIQTERVKNGKSMINSLNKMIALVKETYVPEDYGVQLHRRKQSLKQKDMDIGSYTEEFLKLCMKTNVVEDEEEKLARYMNGLKMSIQEELSLHCPTTVSKCYQMALKVEEKWKRKQETNKGKNNDSGKNYRGRGNPWNKDSSSRTNDQADKENHDSNFRGNYRGRRPFNRGRSKTGRGNGNGTIRCYYCNQLGHHAGRCPEKKNNNNQGERRAQLVQEDKQENSAGARDLELEEGVCLMMRQIFLQVPQNQEPPQRKNLFRTKIKCHGKVCNLLIDSGSTENLVSNEMVQKLNLPRQPHPFPYHVSWLTKGQQTLVTEQAWVEFSISDFKDKVLCDIVEMDASHILLGRPWQFDVDATHHCRKNTYSIIKDEKTFTMKPLPDNKGEKEPTIIIMGKKEMMKALKEPETESYVLITKPKDSIRCDDKDPTPNEVKNLLEKYSAVTASDLPTSLPPLREISHQIDLIPGSSLPNKAPYKMTPSQNAEIARQVAELLEKGLIQKSLSPCAVPSVLAPKKDGKWRLCTDIRALNKITIRYRFPIPRMEDLLDQLGTAGYFSKIDLKSGYHQIRIKPGDEWKTAFKTTEGLFEWLVMPFGLSNAPSTFMRLMN; from the coding sequence atgtcTGCTCCTGAGGATACGGACGAGACGATTCCTATCAGAATCACTAATGTGGAGCTAGCACGTATAGTGAGAGAACAAAAAGCAGCAAATGCAGCACTTACCAAGAGACTCCAAGAGTTGGAGAAGAAGGTGGATAAAGACAAGGAGAGCGAGTCTGGGGATGATGAAGGGAGTGAAGAGGAGAAAGATGACACTGATCAAGACGTCCCGGCTGATCAGAGACCTTTCCTCAATGCCCTAAGAACCATGGGAAGAAGAACCATGGATGAAAAGACAGACCTACCAGTTTTCAGTGGTAAAATGAATGCAGATTTGGCCTTGGATTGGATAGAGGCCTTGACAAGTTTCTTCGAGTGTGAAGACATTCCAGAAAAGCAGAGAGTGAAGATGGAAAAATCCAAGTTAAAGGgtgcagccttaacttggtggaacttCATCCAGACAGAGAGGGTGAAGAATGGGAAGAGTATGATAAATTCGTTGAACAAGATGATAGCCCTAGTGAAGGAAACATATGTACCAGAAGACTATGGGGTACAACTTCATAGAAGGAAGCAAAGCCTAAAGCAGAAGGATATGGACATAGGCTCCTACACCGAGGAGTTCTTGAAACTATGCATGAAAACAAATGTGgtagaagatgaagaagagaaacTAGCAAGGTATATGAATGGTCTCAAGATGTCCATTCAAGAGGAACTCAGCCTACACTGCCCTACCACGGTGAGCAAGTGCTATCAAATggcactcaaggtagaggagaaGTGGAAAAGAAAGCAAGAAACAAATAAGGGAAAGAACAATGACAGTGGGAAGAACTATAGAGGAAGAGGAAACCCTTGGAACAAAGACAGCAGCAGTAGGACCAATGACCAAGCTGACAAGGAAAACCATGACTCTAATTTTAGAGGGAACTATAGAGGAAGGAGACCCTTTAATAGGGGAAGATCAAAAACGGgaagaggaaatggaaatggaaccATAAGGTGTTACTACTGCAATCAGTTGGGACACCATGCAGGAAGATGCCCAGAGAAGAAGAACAATAACAATCAAGGTGAAAGAAGAGCACAACTCGTTCAAGAGGACAAACAAGAGAACAGCGCTGGTGCAAGGGACTTGGAACTGGAGGAAGGAGTATGCTTAATGATGAGACAAATCTTTCTACAAGTACCACAAAATCAAGAACCTCCACAAAGGAAGAACCTCTTCAGAACAAAGATCAAGTGCCATGGGAAGGTATGCAATTTGCTTATAGACTCTGGTTCAACTGAAAATTTAGTTTCTAATGAAATGGTCCAAAAACTAAATCTTCCTAGGCAGCCACATCCTTTTCCTTACCATGTCTCTTGGCTTACCAAAGGTCAGCAAACACTAGTAactgaacaagcatgggtagaattTTCAATCTCAGATTTCAAGGATAAAGTCCTTTGTGACATTGTTGAAATGGATGCTTCCCACATCCTTTTAGgcaggccttggcaatttgacGTGGATGCCACACACCACTGTAGGAAGAATACCTACTCCATCATCAAAGATGAGAAAACCTTCACCATGAAACCCCTGCCTGATAATAAGGGTGAAAAGGAACCTACTATTATCATTATGggtaagaaagaaatgatgaaagcaTTGAAAGAACCTGAAACTGAGTCCTATGTCCTGATTACCAAACCTAAGGACAGCATAAGATGTGATGATAAGGACCCTACACCAAATGAAGTCAAGAACCTTTTAGAAAAATACAGTGCTGTCACTGCTAGTGACCTACCCACAAGCCTCCCTCCCTTAAGAGAAATTAGTCACCAGATTGACTTAATTCCGGGCTCATCTTTACCCAACAAGGCCCCATACAAAATGACACCATCTCAGAATGCAGAGATTGCAAGGCAAGTTGCTGAACTGTTGGAGAAGGGACTGATTCAGAAAAGCCTTAGTCCATGTGCTGTCCCATCAGTCCTAGCCCCTAAAAAGGATGGAAAATGGAGGTTGTGCACGGACATCAGGGCCTTGAATAAAATTACCATAAGATACCGGTTTCCTATCCCGAGAATGGAGGATTTATTGGACCAACTTGGCACTGCTGGTTATttctcaaaaattgatttaaaatcagGCTATCACCAAATCAGGATCAAaccgggagatgaatggaagacagcgtTTAAAACAACGGAAGGTTTGtttgaatggcttgttatgccatttggtttgagcAATGCTCCAAGTACATTTATGAGACTTATGAACTAA
- the LOC131045754 gene encoding cytochrome P450 734A1, with protein sequence MGLHLTVMCLLVVGCVIIFGFVSKVVINIWWRPRRLKAYWESHGISGPPYKLFYGNIKEIAALMMQAKSSPMGFSHDILSRALPEIYHWTKIYGRNFVYWFGPTPRLVIPQPELIRELLSDKSGAFEKPEMPIPLRHLCGDGLTNSKGAKWARQRRLISPAFHLERLKAMVPMAVESTTDMLQKWENIIDSASQEIDVVTEFRDLTADIIAKTSFGGSFEEGKHIFDLQYQQCLLAAESFRKLIIPGYRFLPTKSNLKAHKIDAELQRALSEIIMNRQKDENLDNSDLLSLMMAANRQEKEHLSMSFQDIIDECKTFFVAGHETTAILLAWSIILLAMHTQWQDKAREEVLDLCNKDPPNAELLSRLKIVNMIVYEALRLYPPLPFMVRKASRDVKLGSFVLPKGTEISVPIAALHHDEDLWGRDAKEFNPQRFHEGVSKAATHQAAFMPFGFGSRICLGMNFSLIEAKVVLAMILQRFSWSLSPAYVHAPAQNFTIRPLHGAQIVLNKVLYV encoded by the exons ATGGGTCTTCATCTTACAGTGATGTGCCTGCTTGTTGTGGGCTGTGTAATTATCTTTGGCTTTGTGAGCAAAGTTGTGATCAACATATGGTGGAGGCCTCGTCGACTGAAGGCATATTGGGAATCTCATGGCATTTCAGGTCCTCCATACAAGCTCTTTTATGGAAACATAAAGGAAATAGCTGCATTGATGATGCAGGCAAAGTCTTCTCCTATGGGATTTTCCCATGACATTTTATCACGAGCTCTTCCAGAGATTTATCATTGGACCAAAATCTATG GTAGGAATTTTGTGTACTGGTTCGGTCCTACACCAAGACTTGTTATTCCTCAGCCGGAGCTTATCAGAGAGCTGCTATCTGATAAATCTGGGGCCTTTGAGAAGCCTGAGATGCCAATACCACTGAGACATCTATGTGGAGATGGTCTAACCAATTCTAAAGGAGCAAAATGGGCTCGACAAAGAAGACTTATCAGTCCCGCTTTCCATTTAGAAAGGTTAAAG GCTATGGTTCCAATGGCTGTGGAGAGCACAACTGATATGCTACAAAAGTGGGAAAATATCATTGATTCTGCTTCGCAAGAAATAGATGTAGTCACAGAATTCCGGGATCTTACTGCAGACATTATTGCAAAAACTTCTTTTGGTGGTAGCTTTGAGGAAGGAAAGCACATCTTTGATTTGCAGTACCAACAATGCCTTCTGGCTGCTGAAAGCTTCCGAAAGCTTATTATCCCAGGATACAG ATTTTTGCCTACTAAGAGCAATCTGAAAGCCCACAAGATAGATGCAGAACTTCAGAGAGCACTATCAGAGATAATCATGAATAGGCAAAAGGATGAGAACCTGGATAACAGTGATCTTCTTAGCTTGATGATGGCTGCCAACAGACAAGAAAAAGAGCATTTAAGCATGAGTTTTCAAGATATCATCGACGAGTGCAAGACATTCTTTGTGGCAGGGCATGAGACAACAGCCATTTTACTGGCATGGAGCATCATTCTTCTTGCCATGCACACCCAATGGCAAGACAAGGCCAGAGAAGAAGTTCTTGATTTATGTAACAAGGATCCCCCCAATGCCGAGCTTCTAAGTCGCCTCAAAATT GTGAATATGATTGTCTATGAAGCTCTAAGGTTGTATCCACCATTGCCATTCATGGTAAGAAAGGCAAGCAGAGACGTAAAATTGGGTAGCTTTGTTCTCCCCAAGGGCACTGAAATTTCAGTACCCATAGCTGCACTTCACCATGATGAAGATTTGTGGGGAAGAGATGCAAAAGAATTCAATCCTCAACGCTTCCATGAAGGAGTTTCAAAAGCTGCTACTCATCAAGCGGCGTTTATGCCTTTTGGATTTGGATCGAGAATATGTTTGGGCATGAATTTTTCTCTGATTGAGGCCAAGGTAGTTTTAGCCATGATTTTGCAGAGGTTTTCTTGGTCTCTATCTCCTGCTTATGTCCATGCCCCTGCTCAAAATTTTACCATTCGGCCTCTACATGGAGCTCAGATTGTTCTGAACAAAGTCCTTTACGTTTAA